In the genome of Rhizobium etli 8C-3, one region contains:
- a CDS encoding ROK family protein, which produces MIISLDIGGSAIKLGIARSQTDIVPMGRRPTPKDDFAAFAETIRSFIAETGETPSRLAFSIAGVVDPDTQRLTCANIPCIHNRSLASDLQAELGFPVLIANDADCFTIAEAELGAGRGHRIVFGAILGTGVGGGLVSDGRLVNASGGFAGEWGHGPILACEAGNPPVKIPALPCGCGQKGCVDTVGGARGLERLHKTLHDLDFPSEQIIAQWQRGEEKATSTLDVYTDLVASPLALTVNITGATIVPVGGGLSNVGPLLGELDKAVRGRTLRRFDRPLVVRSECRLEPGLIGAALLGLKAEAA; this is translated from the coding sequence ATGATCATCTCACTCGACATCGGCGGTTCGGCAATTAAACTCGGTATCGCACGCTCGCAAACGGATATCGTTCCGATGGGTCGCCGTCCAACCCCCAAGGATGATTTTGCTGCTTTCGCCGAGACGATCCGAAGTTTCATAGCCGAGACCGGCGAGACACCTTCGCGCCTTGCCTTCTCGATAGCCGGCGTCGTCGATCCCGATACGCAGCGGCTGACATGTGCCAACATTCCCTGCATTCACAACCGCAGCCTTGCGTCTGATCTGCAGGCCGAACTTGGTTTTCCGGTTTTGATTGCCAACGACGCCGATTGCTTCACCATCGCCGAAGCCGAACTCGGCGCCGGGCGCGGCCACCGTATCGTCTTCGGCGCCATCCTCGGCACTGGCGTCGGCGGCGGGCTCGTTTCCGACGGCCGGCTCGTCAACGCCTCGGGCGGTTTCGCCGGCGAATGGGGCCACGGGCCGATCCTTGCCTGCGAAGCCGGCAATCCGCCTGTGAAGATCCCAGCCCTTCCCTGCGGCTGCGGGCAGAAGGGTTGCGTCGATACAGTCGGCGGCGCCCGTGGCCTAGAGCGGCTTCACAAGACGCTGCACGACCTCGACTTCCCCAGTGAGCAGATCATCGCGCAATGGCAACGAGGTGAGGAAAAGGCGACGAGCACGCTCGACGTCTATACCGATCTCGTCGCCTCGCCATTGGCACTGACCGTCAACATCACCGGCGCGACCATCGTCCCGGTCGGCGGCGGCCTTTCCAATGTCGGGCCGCTGCTTGGCGAACTCGACAAGGCCGTCAGGGGCCGCACGCTGCGCAGGTTCGACCGGCCGCTTGTCGTGCGCAGCGAATGTCGTCTGGAGCCAGGCCTCATCGGCGCGGCACTTCTGGGCCTCAAAGCGGAAGCGGCTTGA
- a CDS encoding efflux RND transporter permease subunit: MDNSNTEKRSFNLSRWAIGHPSIARFLFGLIIITGALGLMRMGQKEDPDFTFRVMVVQATWPGASIQEMEDQVVNKIERKLQETPHLEFVRSYTRAGSAIITLQVKGDTNSAEVADAFYQVRKKVGDISNELPEGLLGPYFNDEFGDTFITLHSISGDGYSYPELKKFAIQARDMLLSTRGVEKAVIIGDQPEKIYVDVSSKALAERGLTIPDLQNAIKGQNSVDPAGSVDTGLRSVRISVEGDVKKAEDIRELRLRSGNQVTRLGDIATINSGLEDPYQRKYRFNGHESVQVGVVMAKGFKVTDVGKDIEATYKRFDESLPYGVSVDQISNQPDVVTEAISEFMHALGEALVIVLIVSFLSIGWRSGLVIAIAIPLVLAATFAIMYELGIDLQRISLGALIIALGLLVDDAMIVVEMMERKLEEGLVKIEAASFAYSSTAFPMLTGTLITTAGFIPVGFAESTAGEYVRSLFYVVGIALVVSWFVAVYFTPWLGYMILKQRKHAGEHHDVFDTRFYRRLRTTVAWAVRHRIIVLTATLFTFATSLWAFQFIPQNFFPQSSRPEILVDLWLPEGTSIKEVETQAKALEARMMDDKDKKFIATYIGEGAPRFFLPLDQQLRNPNFAQLLIIANDEPARERLIVKLRGILADDFPSIRGKVDRLFLGPPTGWPVQMRVMGPDRQEVRQIADQVKAKFAENPQLGAVHDDWLEPVPAMKLVIDQDRARALGVTSQRVRQTLQTAVSGTSLDDFRDGEETVSIVAREPDSSRSLLSAVNSVYVSTDFGGFVPVAQVAKVVPVMEQGVEWRRDRLPTITVRATLPDGIQPNDVAMKMYDDMQGLRDSLPAGYKIEIQGGAEDAAESQASIAAKAPVMLVVIVLLLMAQLQHFGKAMLVLATGPLGIIGASAALLISGAPFGFVAILGVIALLGIIIRNSIILVDQIDQDIKAGMHRQEAIVGAAVRRFRPIMLTALTAVLALIPISRGVFWGPLAYAMMGGILVATVLTILVLPAGYALFFGREPKTKDTQAEYANANQEEAEEHHPPALAAE; encoded by the coding sequence ATGGACAACTCGAACACCGAGAAACGCTCCTTCAATCTGTCGCGCTGGGCAATCGGTCATCCGAGCATTGCGCGTTTCCTCTTCGGTTTGATCATCATCACCGGTGCGCTCGGACTGATGCGCATGGGACAGAAGGAAGATCCGGACTTCACCTTCCGTGTCATGGTCGTGCAAGCTACGTGGCCAGGCGCCTCGATCCAGGAAATGGAGGATCAGGTCGTCAACAAGATCGAGCGCAAGCTGCAGGAAACGCCGCACCTCGAATTCGTTCGCTCGTACACCCGTGCCGGCAGCGCAATCATTACGCTGCAGGTGAAGGGCGACACGAACTCCGCGGAAGTGGCGGACGCCTTCTATCAGGTGCGCAAGAAGGTCGGCGATATCTCGAATGAGCTGCCCGAAGGCCTGCTCGGACCCTATTTCAACGACGAATTCGGCGATACCTTCATCACGCTTCATTCGATCAGCGGCGACGGCTACTCCTATCCGGAACTCAAGAAATTCGCGATCCAGGCGCGCGACATGCTGCTTTCGACCCGCGGCGTCGAGAAGGCCGTCATCATCGGTGACCAGCCGGAAAAGATCTATGTCGACGTTTCCTCCAAGGCGCTTGCCGAACGAGGGCTTACGATCCCAGACCTGCAGAACGCCATCAAAGGCCAAAACTCAGTCGATCCCGCCGGCTCTGTCGATACCGGGCTGCGTTCGGTGCGTATCTCCGTCGAAGGGGATGTGAAGAAAGCCGAAGATATTCGCGAACTACGCCTGCGTTCCGGCAACCAGGTGACGCGTCTCGGTGATATTGCCACCATTAATTCCGGGCTTGAAGACCCCTATCAACGCAAGTACCGCTTCAACGGGCACGAAAGCGTGCAAGTCGGCGTGGTCATGGCCAAGGGTTTCAAGGTCACCGACGTCGGCAAGGATATCGAAGCGACCTATAAGCGCTTCGATGAATCACTTCCCTACGGCGTTTCCGTCGACCAGATATCCAATCAGCCGGATGTCGTGACGGAAGCCATCAGCGAATTCATGCATGCGCTTGGCGAAGCGCTCGTCATCGTGCTGATCGTCTCGTTCCTATCGATCGGCTGGCGATCGGGCCTTGTCATTGCGATAGCGATTCCGCTTGTGCTGGCTGCGACCTTCGCCATCATGTACGAACTCGGCATCGACCTTCAGCGCATCTCGCTCGGCGCGCTCATTATTGCGCTTGGGCTCTTGGTCGACGATGCGATGATCGTCGTGGAGATGATGGAACGAAAACTGGAAGAGGGCCTCGTGAAGATCGAGGCGGCGAGCTTCGCCTATTCCTCGACCGCCTTCCCGATGCTGACCGGTACGCTGATCACCACGGCAGGCTTCATTCCCGTCGGCTTTGCAGAATCGACGGCCGGCGAATATGTGCGCTCGCTCTTCTATGTGGTCGGAATCGCGCTCGTCGTCTCGTGGTTCGTCGCGGTTTATTTCACCCCGTGGCTGGGATACATGATCCTCAAGCAGCGCAAGCACGCCGGCGAGCACCACGATGTCTTCGACACGCGCTTTTACCGCCGCCTGCGCACCACTGTCGCATGGGCTGTGCGCCATCGCATCATCGTGCTGACTGCCACGCTCTTCACCTTCGCAACAAGCCTTTGGGCGTTCCAGTTCATTCCGCAGAACTTCTTCCCGCAGTCCTCGCGTCCGGAAATTCTCGTCGATCTCTGGCTGCCGGAAGGCACGAGCATCAAGGAAGTCGAGACGCAGGCAAAGGCCCTCGAAGCCAGGATGATGGATGACAAGGACAAGAAGTTCATCGCCACCTATATCGGCGAGGGCGCACCGCGCTTCTTCTTGCCGCTCGACCAGCAGCTTCGCAATCCAAACTTCGCGCAGCTCCTGATCATCGCGAACGACGAACCTGCCCGCGAGCGGCTGATCGTCAAGCTGCGTGGCATCCTTGCGGACGATTTTCCATCGATCCGCGGCAAGGTCGACCGACTCTTCCTCGGTCCGCCGACGGGCTGGCCCGTGCAAATGCGCGTCATGGGACCGGATCGCCAGGAGGTTCGCCAGATCGCCGATCAGGTAAAGGCAAAGTTTGCCGAAAATCCGCAGCTCGGCGCCGTACACGACGATTGGCTGGAGCCGGTGCCGGCCATGAAGCTGGTGATCGACCAGGACCGTGCCCGCGCCCTCGGCGTCACGTCGCAGCGCGTTCGCCAGACGCTGCAGACGGCCGTGTCGGGCACGTCGCTTGACGACTTCCGCGACGGCGAAGAGACGGTCTCGATCGTCGCCCGCGAACCGGATTCCAGCCGTTCGCTGCTGTCGGCCGTCAATTCGGTCTATGTCTCGACGGACTTCGGAGGCTTTGTTCCGGTCGCCCAGGTCGCCAAGGTCGTCCCCGTCATGGAACAAGGCGTCGAATGGCGGCGTGACCGCCTGCCGACGATCACTGTCCGCGCGACACTGCCAGACGGCATCCAGCCGAACGACGTGGCGATGAAGATGTATGACGATATGCAAGGTCTGCGCGACAGCCTGCCTGCCGGCTACAAGATCGAAATCCAGGGCGGTGCGGAAGATGCAGCTGAAAGTCAGGCCTCGATCGCTGCCAAGGCGCCGGTCATGCTCGTCGTCATCGTCCTGCTGCTGATGGCGCAGCTGCAGCATTTCGGCAAGGCGATGCTGGTGCTCGCGACCGGTCCGCTCGGCATCATCGGCGCCTCTGCGGCACTGCTGATCAGCGGCGCGCCCTTCGGCTTCGTCGCGATCCTCGGGGTGATTGCGCTGCTCGGCATCATCATCCGCAACTCGATCATCCTCGTCGACCAGATAGACCAGGATATCAAGGCGGGCATGCACCGGCAGGAGGCGATCGTGGGTGCGGCCGTGCGCCGTTTCCGGCCGATCATGCTGACGGCGCTGACGGCAGTTCTCGCTCTTATCCCGATCTCCCGCGGCGTCTTCTGGGGTCCGCTCGCCTACGCGATGATGGGCGGCATTCTGGTTGCAACCGTGCTGACCATCCTCGTGCTACCAGCCGGTTATGCCCTCTTCTTCGGCCGCGAGCCGAAGACGAAGGACACGCAGGCCGAATATGCCAATGCCAACCAGGAAGAGGCGGAAGAACATCATCCGCCGGCATTGGCAGCAGAGTGA
- a CDS encoding efflux RND transporter periplasmic adaptor subunit, with product MVSLKTRYLPSVFSLAFVGIASLGLAGCSEEEKAETKEIVRPVKIVEIAMAGQTRTLDYSGAVRARIEMNLGFRVAGKITQRLVNIGDRVKPGDVLARIDPTDYQLAVKTAEANLAAAEKGVQTADLANRRAGQLFDKNATPKSQLEQASLSYDQAVSTRDAAISSLDQAKNQVSYTDLKADQNGIVTAVNADTGQVVASGTPVVAVAVDGEKEVQIAVSENDIAEFKPGKTVKATFWSDDKLMLEGKVREVSGSADQQSRTFSVRVSLPNDQRVLLGMTATIEADVKNSEPYVAVPLSALGEKDGKKIVWVVDRGAATVHAREIHVGDFTGDGVNVTEGLKSGDLVVAAGTQFMTENLKVSVPGQQSASAGTAGTVQ from the coding sequence ATGGTTTCGCTCAAGACACGCTATCTGCCGTCCGTTTTCAGCCTCGCATTTGTCGGCATCGCCAGCCTCGGCCTTGCCGGCTGCAGCGAGGAGGAGAAGGCAGAGACGAAGGAAATCGTCCGCCCCGTCAAGATCGTGGAAATTGCCATGGCCGGCCAAACGCGCACCCTTGACTATTCCGGCGCTGTAAGAGCACGCATCGAGATGAATCTCGGCTTCCGTGTTGCGGGCAAGATCACGCAGCGACTCGTCAATATCGGCGATCGGGTGAAGCCTGGGGATGTGCTCGCGCGCATCGACCCCACCGATTATCAGCTCGCGGTGAAGACGGCTGAAGCCAATCTGGCGGCGGCCGAAAAGGGTGTGCAGACGGCAGATCTCGCAAACAGACGTGCCGGGCAGCTCTTCGACAAGAATGCCACACCGAAATCGCAGCTCGAGCAGGCTTCGCTTTCCTACGACCAGGCTGTTTCGACGCGCGATGCTGCGATCTCCTCACTCGATCAGGCAAAGAACCAGGTAAGCTATACGGATCTGAAGGCCGATCAGAACGGCATCGTGACCGCAGTCAATGCGGATACCGGTCAGGTCGTCGCCTCCGGCACGCCTGTCGTTGCCGTTGCCGTCGATGGCGAGAAGGAAGTTCAAATCGCGGTGTCGGAAAACGATATTGCCGAATTCAAGCCCGGCAAGACGGTGAAGGCAACCTTCTGGTCGGATGACAAGCTGATGCTCGAGGGCAAGGTGCGCGAAGTTTCAGGCAGCGCCGATCAGCAGTCCCGGACCTTTTCCGTCCGCGTCAGCCTGCCAAATGATCAGCGTGTGCTGCTCGGTATGACGGCGACGATCGAGGCGGATGTCAAGAACTCCGAACCCTATGTCGCAGTGCCGCTGAGCGCGCTTGGCGAGAAGGATGGGAAGAAGATCGTCTGGGTGGTCGACCGCGGCGCGGCAACCGTGCACGCACGCGAAATTCATGTCGGTGATTTCACCGGTGACGGCGTCAACGTCACCGAAGGCCTGAAGAGCGGGGATCTCGTTGTTGCTGCCGGAACGCAGTTCATGACAGAGAACCTGAAGGTCTCCGTGCCGGGCCAGCAGTCGGCTTCCGCCGGGACTGCCGGCACCGTTCAATAA
- a CDS encoding TetR family transcriptional regulator: MDDTTENVLDSTRQENVARILDAAERLFRHYGYGKTTVADIARDLGMSPANIYRFFASKVEIHQAICGRMLAASYKQAYDICHLPISASERLRRFVHGQYQMTLDTMLDEQKVHEIVVLAIERDWHVIERHIDSIHELIAGVIREGIAAGEFAEQDADVASRCFGAATVTLCHPQMVAQCLAKTNRASVDELIEYSIKALK, from the coding sequence ATGGATGACACTACAGAAAACGTGCTGGACAGTACCCGTCAGGAAAACGTGGCGCGCATTCTCGACGCGGCAGAGCGGCTGTTCCGGCATTATGGCTACGGCAAGACCACGGTTGCGGATATTGCGCGTGACCTTGGCATGTCCCCGGCCAATATCTACCGCTTCTTCGCCTCGAAAGTGGAAATCCACCAGGCGATCTGCGGCCGCATGCTGGCTGCCAGTTACAAGCAGGCCTACGACATCTGCCATCTGCCGATCAGCGCGTCGGAGCGGCTGCGACGATTTGTGCATGGCCAGTATCAGATGACCCTCGACACCATGCTTGATGAACAGAAGGTGCACGAGATTGTGGTCCTCGCGATCGAGCGCGACTGGCATGTCATCGAGAGGCACATCGACAGCATTCATGAACTCATCGCCGGCGTGATCCGCGAAGGGATCGCCGCCGGTGAATTCGCCGAGCAAGACGCCGATGTTGCTTCACGCTGCTTCGGTGCGGCCACCGTGACGCTCTGCCACCCGCAGATGGTGGCGCAATGTCTTGCCAAGACCAACCGCGCGAGCGTTGACGAACTCATCGAGTATTCGATCAAGGCATTGAAATAA